A DNA window from candidate division KSB1 bacterium contains the following coding sequences:
- a CDS encoding MogA/MoaB family molybdenum cofactor biosynthesis protein, with amino-acid sequence MQQTSYRIALITLSDRAAAGSRADESGRVLRELLEQHGLPVFAQFVLPDDAGQLVDRLIRLADVEHADLILTTGGTGLGRRDVTPDATLAVIDQRVPGIEEAMRLAGLRQTPFAMLSRAVAGVRGRTLIINLPGSPAAVRENLAVVLPVLPHALTLLHDGQVQDEQHFFKP; translated from the coding sequence ATGCAGCAAACTTCCTATCGCATTGCGCTCATTACCCTGAGTGACCGCGCCGCCGCCGGCAGCCGCGCCGATGAAAGCGGGCGGGTGCTGCGCGAGTTGCTCGAGCAGCACGGTTTGCCGGTTTTCGCGCAGTTTGTCTTGCCGGATGATGCCGGCCAGCTCGTCGACCGCTTGATTCGCCTGGCGGACGTGGAGCATGCCGACCTGATTCTCACCACCGGTGGCACCGGTTTGGGCCGCCGCGACGTGACGCCGGATGCCACGCTGGCGGTGATCGACCAGCGCGTGCCGGGCATCGAGGAAGCGATGCGCCTGGCCGGTCTGCGCCAGACGCCGTTTGCGATGTTGTCGCGTGCGGTTGCGGGTGTGCGCGGCCGGACGCTGATCATCAACCTGCCCGGCAGTCCCGCCGCCGTGCGCGAGAATCTGGCGGTGGTGCTGCCGGTTTTGCCCCACGCGCTCACCCTGCTGCACGACGGGCAGGTGCAGGATGAGCAGCATTTTTTCAAACCCTGA
- the larC gene encoding nickel pincer cofactor biosynthesis protein LarC — protein MPVAYFDCIAGASGDMILGALVDAGVPLEYLQRTAAALQLPGLQLTATKVKRHDISATRVKVDFPPEHRHRHLHHIAAIINAAGLAAEVKQQALQVFQRLAVAEARVHNTTPEKIHFHEVGAVDAIADVVCAVAGLHSLHLDAILVSKLPLGGGTVHCEHGIMPVPAPATVELLRGFPAQPGPIDFELVTPTGAAILTTLGKPCDRSPFTIARVGYGAGSGDFQELPNVLRLILGDAVSAHQSDTVMLLETNIDDMNPELYPFVIDRLLEAGALDAFLTPIQMKKGRPGILLAVLAAQEKVEELLGIIYGETTTLGVRLMPVSRRKLRRWQEEKMTSLGPVKIKVAEWQGRKHITPEYEECRRLALQQGLPLRRVYEIVAAESKAS, from the coding sequence ATGCCTGTTGCCTACTTCGATTGCATTGCCGGTGCCAGCGGCGACATGATTTTGGGCGCACTGGTCGATGCCGGCGTTCCGCTCGAGTACCTGCAGCGCACTGCCGCGGCGCTGCAATTGCCCGGTCTGCAACTGACCGCAACGAAAGTCAAGCGCCATGACATCTCCGCCACCCGTGTGAAGGTGGATTTCCCGCCGGAACACAGGCACCGCCACCTGCATCATATCGCGGCGATCATCAATGCGGCGGGGCTGGCCGCAGAGGTCAAGCAACAGGCGTTGCAGGTATTTCAACGCCTGGCGGTGGCCGAAGCGCGGGTGCACAACACCACGCCGGAGAAGATTCATTTCCACGAAGTCGGTGCGGTGGATGCCATCGCTGATGTCGTGTGTGCGGTTGCCGGGCTGCACTCCCTTCACCTGGACGCGATTTTGGTTTCGAAACTCCCGCTGGGCGGCGGCACGGTGCACTGTGAACACGGCATCATGCCGGTGCCGGCGCCCGCCACCGTCGAGCTGCTGCGCGGTTTCCCGGCGCAACCCGGGCCCATCGATTTCGAGCTGGTCACGCCCACCGGCGCCGCCATTCTCACCACGCTGGGCAAACCCTGCGATCGCTCCCCCTTCACAATTGCGCGAGTCGGCTACGGCGCGGGCAGCGGCGATTTTCAGGAACTGCCGAACGTTTTGCGCCTGATCCTCGGCGACGCGGTCAGCGCGCACCAAAGCGACACGGTGATGTTGCTGGAGACCAACATCGATGACATGAACCCGGAACTCTATCCGTTCGTCATCGATCGCCTGCTCGAGGCCGGTGCCCTGGATGCCTTCCTCACGCCGATTCAAATGAAAAAAGGCCGGCCGGGCATTCTGCTCGCCGTGCTCGCCGCGCAGGAAAAGGTCGAGGAGCTGCTCGGCATCATTTATGGCGAAACCACCACCCTGGGCGTGCGGCTGATGCCAGTCTCCCGCCGCAAGCTGCGGCGCTGGCAGGAGGAGAAAATGACCTCGCTGGGTCCGGTGAAGATCAAAGTTGCGGAATGGCAGGGCCGCAAACACATCACCCCGGAGTATGAGGAATGCCGGCGGCTGGCACTGCAGCAGGGCCTGCCGCTGCGCCGGGTTTATGAAATCGTGGCGGCCGAAAGCAAGGCCTCATGA
- a CDS encoding metallophosphoesterase, with amino-acid sequence MFFLVAFGLYALAHAYVGWRLLSPLALSAARQSLAWLAILTVIALPPLYFTFSRRQQQRRARRRLAWLTFLSMGALNFLFFLLLIRDLAGLALWGVQHAIALVQVSPNGAALLNGEQLHELLLATNLAVLGLTAVLVGYGVYQARRTPAVVEVTVPLPNLPPELESLRLVQISDLHVGDTITAAFVKKVVAAVNRLAPDVIVFTGDLADGGVAHLREDVAPLAQLSSRYGKFHVTGNHEYYSGAEAWLAEARRLGFTVLLNEHRVVTHGSSRVLIAGVPDFGAGPFVPHHDSNPAQALANAPPAELKILLAHQPRSIFAAARAGFDLQLSGHTHGGQFFPWNFLVPLQQPYVSGLHRHGNTWIYVSNGTGYWGPPIRLGAPAEVTVIKLKRG; translated from the coding sequence ATGTTTTTTCTCGTTGCGTTTGGCCTGTACGCTCTCGCCCATGCTTATGTTGGCTGGCGCCTGTTGTCGCCGCTGGCGCTGAGTGCTGCCCGTCAAAGTCTGGCCTGGCTGGCAATCCTGACAGTCATCGCCCTGCCGCCGCTCTATTTCACTTTTTCCCGCCGCCAGCAACAACGCAGGGCGCGGCGGCGGCTGGCCTGGCTCACGTTTCTGAGCATGGGTGCCCTGAATTTTCTCTTCTTCCTTTTGTTGATTCGCGATCTTGCCGGGCTGGCGCTGTGGGGCGTGCAGCATGCCATAGCCCTGGTGCAGGTTTCGCCGAATGGCGCGGCCTTGCTCAATGGCGAGCAACTGCATGAGCTGCTGCTCGCCACCAATCTCGCGGTGCTGGGATTGACCGCGGTGCTGGTGGGCTACGGTGTTTATCAAGCCCGCCGCACGCCGGCCGTGGTGGAAGTGACCGTGCCACTGCCAAACTTGCCGCCCGAGCTGGAAAGCCTCCGCCTGGTGCAGATCAGTGATTTGCATGTCGGGGATACCATCACAGCCGCCTTCGTGAAAAAAGTGGTGGCGGCCGTCAATCGTCTGGCGCCGGATGTGATCGTTTTCACCGGCGATCTGGCCGACGGCGGGGTGGCTCATCTGCGCGAGGACGTTGCGCCGCTGGCCCAACTCTCCAGCCGCTACGGCAAGTTTCACGTCACCGGCAATCATGAATACTATTCCGGTGCCGAGGCCTGGCTGGCGGAAGCGCGCCGCCTGGGCTTCACCGTGCTGTTGAATGAACATCGCGTGGTGACGCATGGCAGCAGCCGCGTGCTCATCGCGGGCGTGCCGGATTTTGGGGCCGGACCGTTTGTGCCGCATCACGATTCCAATCCCGCACAGGCCCTCGCCAACGCGCCGCCGGCCGAGTTGAAGATTTTGCTGGCGCATCAGCCACGCAGCATTTTCGCGGCAGCCCGGGCCGGCTTCGATCTGCAACTCTCCGGCCACACGCACGGCGGCCAGTTTTTTCCCTGGAATTTTCTCGTGCCGTTGCAACAGCCTTATGTCTCGGGCTTGCACCGCCACGGCAACACCTGGATCTACGTCAGCAACGGCACCGGTTATTGGGGCCCGCCGATTCGCCTGGGCGCGCCCGCGGAAGTGACGGTGATCAAGTTGAAAAGAGGATAG
- a CDS encoding phosphatase PAP2 family protein, with protein sequence METILPPPPRHFPTPSSTWRSRWQQLRDHLQHPDQRWKWFIFAGVIVYLIVINQVTNRRPDHYFFALFIFSFVLGRARAKRFLLDWLPFILFWVAYDMMRGIADTVRGTIHIVEPYRLERWFFQWLPGVDIPPFDLQALRFNRDWHWLNVTIDLLAGNLYVLHFALPLVLGWIFWHTSNDRPMFYQFVYTLTTLNLLALTTFMLYPAAPPWYVYSHGFSPPEPDSSFWGTSAGRMIDIDRFMGFDFFTTLWGKFNANHFAAIPSLHGAYPIVIVLFAYKKFHRHLGWLLLYPLGVWFSAVYLNQHYIVDLLIGGLYIFAAYAIATRLLYPKIFARFVAAQAQAFRAITPPPSRQWLTRSG encoded by the coding sequence ATGGAGACCATTTTGCCGCCGCCACCCCGCCATTTCCCCACCCCTTCCTCAACGTGGCGATCACGCTGGCAGCAACTGCGCGATCATTTGCAGCATCCCGATCAGCGCTGGAAGTGGTTCATTTTTGCGGGTGTGATCGTCTACCTCATTGTCATCAACCAGGTCACCAACCGTCGTCCCGATCACTACTTCTTTGCGCTGTTCATTTTCTCCTTCGTGCTGGGCCGGGCGCGCGCCAAACGCTTTCTGCTGGATTGGCTGCCCTTCATTTTATTCTGGGTGGCCTATGACATGATGCGGGGCATTGCCGATACCGTGCGCGGCACGATTCACATCGTCGAGCCCTACCGTCTGGAGCGCTGGTTTTTTCAATGGCTGCCGGGCGTGGACATACCGCCTTTCGATCTGCAAGCCCTGCGTTTCAACCGGGACTGGCACTGGCTGAACGTCACCATCGATTTGCTCGCCGGCAATCTCTATGTCCTGCACTTCGCCCTGCCACTGGTGCTGGGCTGGATTTTCTGGCACACCAGCAACGACCGCCCGATGTTTTACCAGTTCGTCTACACCCTGACCACCCTCAATCTGCTGGCGCTGACGACGTTCATGCTTTACCCGGCGGCGCCGCCGTGGTATGTTTACAGCCACGGTTTCAGCCCGCCGGAGCCCGACTCGAGCTTTTGGGGCACGAGCGCCGGTCGCATGATCGACATCGACCGTTTCATGGGTTTCGATTTCTTCACCACGTTGTGGGGCAAGTTCAACGCGAATCACTTTGCCGCCATTCCCTCGCTGCACGGCGCGTATCCCATCGTGATCGTGTTGTTCGCCTACAAAAAGTTTCACCGCCATCTCGGCTGGCTGCTGCTTTACCCCCTGGGCGTGTGGTTTTCGGCGGTTTACTTGAATCAGCATTATATCGTTGATTTGCTCATCGGCGGTCTTTACATTTTTGCCGCTTACGCGATCGCGACCCGCCTGCTTTATCCCAAAATCTTTGCGCGTTTCGTCGCGGCGCAAGCCCAGGCTTTCCGTGCCATCACGCCCCCACCATCCCGACAGTGGTTAACACGCTCTGGCTGA
- a CDS encoding amino acid permease, whose translation MNPSHDAPARTSSAAPPQLSRQLGLFDATMLVMGGIIGSGIFMNPYVVAQQVHTPFLILGAWLFGGVIALLGAFIYAELAARMPQVGGQYAYLREAYHPLVAFLYGWCLLLVVQTGGMAAVAVTFGRYFLELTGLALADWLVAAVALAVLTLINCLGVRPGSTVQSLLMLLKIAAIVGLVLCGFLLADESRLTWRPLLDRPPGLPLLSAMAAAIIPVFFAYGGWQTSSFVAGEMRHPGRDLPRGLLLGVAGVIVLYLAVNLVCVHVLGAAGLAQTNAPASQVMRVVLGEKGAAVIAIGIAISTLGFLSQGILTAPRVYFAMAEDGVFFKAVARLHPRTHVPILAITLQGLFAIIIAFSGRYEQILNYVVSIDFIFFGLTATCLFVLRRRGNPQSPGYRVPGHPWTTAFFVASCWLIVLNTFLAYPQNTLIGLAILLAGIPAFFWWRGKSGRQ comes from the coding sequence GTGAACCCCTCACACGATGCCCCCGCACGCACTTCTTCTGCTGCTCCGCCGCAGCTCTCCCGGCAACTCGGTTTGTTCGACGCCACCATGCTGGTCATGGGCGGCATCATCGGCTCCGGCATTTTCATGAATCCCTACGTCGTCGCACAGCAGGTGCACACGCCGTTTCTCATCCTGGGTGCGTGGCTGTTCGGCGGCGTGATTGCATTGCTCGGCGCGTTCATCTATGCCGAACTGGCCGCCCGCATGCCCCAGGTGGGCGGGCAATATGCCTACCTGCGCGAAGCCTATCACCCGCTGGTGGCGTTCCTTTACGGCTGGTGCCTGCTGCTGGTGGTGCAAACCGGCGGCATGGCCGCGGTGGCCGTCACCTTCGGCCGCTATTTTCTCGAGCTGACCGGTTTGGCGCTGGCGGACTGGCTGGTTGCGGCCGTGGCGCTGGCGGTCCTGACGCTGATCAACTGCCTGGGCGTGCGGCCGGGCAGCACGGTGCAAAGCCTGCTGATGCTGCTGAAAATTGCTGCGATCGTCGGCCTGGTGTTGTGCGGCTTCCTGCTGGCAGATGAATCACGGCTCACCTGGCGGCCGCTGCTGGACCGGCCGCCGGGTCTGCCGTTGCTGTCGGCAATGGCGGCCGCCATCATTCCGGTGTTCTTTGCCTACGGCGGCTGGCAAACTTCGAGTTTTGTGGCCGGCGAAATGCGCCATCCCGGCAGAGATTTGCCGCGCGGCTTGCTGCTCGGCGTCGCGGGCGTGATCGTGCTGTATCTGGCGGTCAATCTCGTGTGCGTGCACGTGCTGGGCGCGGCGGGGCTCGCGCAAACCAACGCGCCCGCCTCGCAAGTCATGCGCGTGGTGCTCGGCGAAAAAGGCGCGGCGGTGATCGCGATCGGCATTGCCATTTCCACTCTCGGCTTTCTGAGTCAGGGCATTCTCACCGCGCCGCGCGTGTACTTTGCGATGGCGGAAGATGGCGTATTCTTCAAAGCCGTGGCGCGGCTGCACCCGCGCACACATGTACCGATTCTGGCAATCACCTTGCAGGGACTGTTCGCCATCATCATCGCCTTCTCCGGCCGCTATGAACAGATTCTCAACTATGTCGTTTCGATTGATTTCATATTCTTCGGATTGACCGCCACCTGTCTGTTCGTGTTGCGCCGGCGGGGCAACCCGCAATCCCCCGGCTATCGCGTGCCCGGCCACCCTTGGACCACGGCCTTCTTCGTGGCCTCGTGCTGGCTGATCGTGCTCAACACCTTCCTTGCCTATCCACAAAATACCTTGATCGGTCTGGCAATTTTGCTCGCCGGCATTCCGGCGTTTTTTTGGTGGCGGGGGAAAAGTGGCAGGCAATGA
- a CDS encoding PTS sugar transporter subunit IIA, translated as MQLSDYLSENLIFLDLDAHDKYEAFRAMVAKMATQQAIAEPATFLHEVIEREAIEPTCIGRGVALPHTRTRCVKKPIIAFARTSRSIPFTAACNDGVQLIFMMGTPKDEANQYLQILARLCRLLRRSEFRDKLLTATSPKEILKLFDEFDTPLN; from the coding sequence GTGCAATTGTCTGATTACTTGTCGGAAAACCTGATCTTTCTGGATCTCGACGCACACGACAAGTACGAGGCCTTCCGCGCGATGGTGGCGAAGATGGCGACGCAACAGGCCATCGCCGAGCCGGCCACCTTCCTGCACGAGGTGATCGAACGCGAGGCCATCGAGCCCACATGCATCGGAAGAGGGGTGGCGCTGCCGCATACGCGCACCAGGTGTGTCAAGAAACCCATTATCGCTTTCGCACGCACGAGCCGGAGCATCCCCTTTACGGCGGCGTGCAACGACGGTGTGCAACTCATCTTCATGATGGGCACCCCGAAGGACGAAGCCAACCAATACCTGCAAATACTCGCCCGTCTATGCCGGTTGCTCCGCCGCAGCGAGTTTCGCGACAAACTCCTCACCGCCACCTCCCCCAAGGAAATCCTGAAGCTCTTCGACGAATTCGACACCCCACTCAACTGA
- a CDS encoding ketoacyl-ACP synthase III, producing MIRSRIISTGRHLPEKIVTNEDMTKLVPTSDEWIRERTGIQQRHFVDREIGVSDLGYEAARIALERARLEPADLDFIVFATLSPDYMFPGSGCLLQQKLGVPGIGALDVRTQCTGFIYGLAVADAFIRTGQYRRVLVVGAEVHSTGLEYNERGRHVAVLFGDGAGAAILEANTDGYGVLSTHLHADGRYARELWTENPGSRRIPRLYDGILTDGTCYPQMNGREVFKHAVTKFPEVIMEALQANNLTLDQVALVVPHQANLRITEAVTQRLGLPPEKVFSNIQRYGNTTAASIPIALDEALEQGKIKPGDYLILASFGSGFTWASAAVRW from the coding sequence ATGATCCGCAGTCGCATTATCAGCACCGGCCGCCACCTGCCGGAAAAAATTGTGACCAACGAAGACATGACCAAACTCGTACCCACCAGCGATGAGTGGATTCGCGAGCGCACCGGCATTCAACAACGGCATTTTGTGGACCGCGAAATCGGCGTTTCCGATCTCGGCTATGAGGCCGCCAGGATTGCGCTCGAGCGCGCCCGGCTCGAACCGGCAGACCTCGATTTCATCGTGTTTGCCACGCTCAGCCCGGACTACATGTTTCCCGGCTCGGGTTGCCTGCTGCAGCAAAAACTCGGCGTGCCCGGCATCGGCGCGCTGGATGTGCGCACGCAATGCACCGGTTTCATTTACGGCCTGGCGGTGGCGGATGCCTTCATCCGCACCGGGCAATATCGCCGCGTGCTGGTGGTGGGCGCAGAGGTGCACTCCACCGGATTGGAATACAACGAACGCGGCCGGCACGTCGCCGTGCTGTTTGGCGACGGTGCCGGCGCCGCGATTCTGGAGGCCAATACCGACGGCTATGGCGTGCTGTCAACCCATCTGCATGCCGACGGCCGCTACGCCAGAGAATTGTGGACCGAGAATCCCGGCAGCCGGCGCATCCCGCGGCTGTACGACGGCATTCTCACCGACGGCACTTGTTATCCGCAAATGAACGGCCGCGAAGTGTTCAAGCATGCGGTCACCAAATTCCCGGAAGTCATCATGGAAGCGCTGCAGGCGAACAACCTGACGCTCGACCAGGTGGCGCTGGTGGTGCCGCATCAGGCCAATCTGCGCATCACCGAAGCGGTGACCCAGCGCCTGGGCCTGCCACCCGAAAAAGTGTTCAGCAATATTCAGCGCTATGGCAACACCACCGCCGCTTCGATTCCGATTGCGCTCGATGAAGCCCTGGAACAGGGCAAAATCAAGCCCGGGGACTATTTGATTCTGGCCTCCTTTGGCAGCGGCTTCACCTGGGCGAGTGCCGCGGTGCGGTGGTGA